From a single Eremothecium sinecaudum strain ATCC 58844 chromosome III, complete sequence genomic region:
- the LIP5 gene encoding lipoate synthase (Syntenic homolog of Ashbya gossypii AGR231C; Syntenic homolog of Saccharomyces cerevisiae YOR196C (LIP5)) — MAYGRLIVSRSAHISCFIQCRFNATDASIAAPKTTKRRRSTHFTNVLNKGPSFEDFVTGKASKIILDPLEQARQNTEEIKKLPSWLKVPVPTGAQFHRLKKDVKELKLSTVCEEARCPNIGECWGGGNKSTATATIMLLGDTCTRGCRFCSVKTNRNPAKPDPLEPEKTAEAISRWGLGYVVLTTVDRDDLPDGGAYHLRETVQKIKERAPHIRVETLSGDFRGDLPMVDVLAQSGLDVYAHNLETVEALTPHVRDRRATYRQSLSVLNRAKQTVPSLITKTSIMLGIGETDDQVIQTLRDLREIDCDIVTFGQYMRPTKRHMKVVEYIKPEKFEHWKEVAMNMGFKYCASGPLVRSSYKAGEAFIEGILKSREQKKLESST, encoded by the coding sequence ATGGCATATGGACGTCTGATAGTTAGTAGAAGCGCACATATTTCTTGCTTTATCCAATGCAGGTTCAACGCTACTGATGCTTCTATTGCAGCTCCCAAGACTACCAAACGCAGAAGATCAACGCATTTTACAAATGTGCTTAATAAGGGACCTTCGTTTGAAGATTTTGTTACTGGGAAAGCATCTAAGATAATCTTGGACCCCTTGGAGCAGGCCAGACAGAATACTGAGGAAATTAAGAAGCTTCCCAGTTGGTTGAAGGTTCCTGTTCCTACTGGAGCACAATTTCATCGGTTGAAGAAGGATGTGAAAGAGCTTAAATTAAGCACCGTTTGTGAAGAAGCTAGGTGTCCAAATATTGGAGAGTGCTGGGGCGGTGGGAACAAGTCTACAGCAACAGCTACAATTATGTTATTGGGTGATACTTGTACTCGTGGCTGTAGATTCTGTTCAGTCAAGACTAACAGAAACCCTGCAAAGCCAGATCCATTAGAGCCCGAAAAGACTGCGGAGGCTATATCCAGATGGGGTCTTGGCTATGTGGTTTTGACCACAGTTGATAGAGATGATTTGCCTGACGGTGGTGCGTACCATTTGCGGGAAACCGTTCAAAAGATCAAAGAGCGGGCACCACACATTCGCGTCGAGACCTTATCCGGTGACTTTAGAGGCGATTTACCGATGGTTGATGTGTTAGCACAGTCTGGATTGGACGTATATGCTCATAACTTAGAAACTGTCGAAGCTCTAACACCTCATGTTAGAGATCGTAGAGCTACATACCGCCAATCTTTAAGTGTGTTAAACCGGGCCAAGCAAACAGTTCCAAGTCTAATAACTAAGACTTCCATAATGTTGGGAATTGGTGAGACTGATGACCAAGTGATACAGACCCTCCGTGACTTGCGTGAAATTGATTGTGATATTGTGACGTTCGGTCAGTATATGAGACCTACGAAGAGACATATGAAAGTCGTTGAGTATATTAAACCAGAGAAATTTGAGCATTGGAAAGAGGTTGCCATGAACATGGGCTTCAAATACTGTGCTTCTGGGCCATTGGTCAGGTCTTCGTATAAAGCTGGTGAAGCGTTTATTGAGGGGATCCTGAAGAGTCGTGAGCAAAAGAAACTCGAATCTTCTACCTAA
- the HOS3 gene encoding histone deacetylase (Syntenic homolog of Ashbya gossypii ADL265W; Syntenic homolog of Saccharomyces cerevisiae YPL116W (HOS3)), protein MLILSKENVSFKLKSTDRETSNVMADPFYNFNKQFNKFVNSNPNVLSAAKSASQIPESAKAVIVLSPMSLQHKFPRYWVSKSYKKTIVERPERVLACSMGIAAAITMYPALYSLKTSHEREASLLSPHVLKVHGDSWPRELLRLCRASKDNIQKKHIEVPEDWNADDIYLCEETIKALQGSLGAVEYGVDSIFKGSDKGTLPNRAFVAIRPPGHHSHVATPSGFCLLNNSHIAVEYAAATYGVTHAAILDFDLHHGDGTQDICWKRAGFKPDDIFDDTTEYNEFGKKFAEYPKVGYFSVHDINSFPTELGYATKENIKDASTCIMDSHDVNIWNVHLMPYENEEEFNKLYQTKYRTLFAKADEFLKNARRSMAKKGGRFKGLIVISAGFDASEYEQSSMQRHGVNVPTSFFATFTKDVLKLAQMHTAGKVLSLLEGGYSDGAISSGVFAHLIGLQNQQWINEWGSEQVIKEITRGCKANWKPYKTKRSRDVIRTWAEEVIKLGRSLISDFDEDFFNEDPTETKTRVTRSNKQPELVATIDQKTPLSRSQTPTPTGKSTSNSASGSDAIPFIDQNFSGPENDDDEDYVYDEELNKTFNRTVEDITIDDISRHLETLEIAHPQGQPHETINHHEDKIHESKLNPATQGGYRVPSTRTTRHLRNSRNSRVLSIDDSDVSMISRVSPEKQRSSRSERNKW, encoded by the coding sequence ATGTTAATTTTAAGCAAAGAGAATGTCTCGTTCAAACTAAAATCCACAGATAGAGAGACATCGAATGTAATGGCAGACCCGTTCTACAACTTTAATAAGCAATTCAATAAATTCGTTAATAGTAACCCAAATGTATTATCCGCCGCTAAATCCGCCTCGCAGATTCCTGAATCTGCCAAGGCCGTGATTGTTTTATCTCCTATGTCATTGCAGCATAAGTTCCCAAGATACTGGGTATCAAAATCTTACAAGAAGACGATTGTTGAGAGGCCCGAGAGAGTATTGGCATGTTCGATGGGCATAGCGGCTGCTATTACGATGTATCCAGCATTATACAGTTTGAAGACTTCTCATGAAAGAGAGGCGTCGCTGCTTTCACCACATGTTTTAAAGGTGCATGGTGATTCATGGCCAAGAGAACTATTAAGACTTTGTCGTGCTTCCAAGGATAATATCCAGAAAAAACATATTGAGGTGCCAGAAGATTGGAATGCAGATGATATATATTTATGTGAGGAGACAATAAAGGCCTTGCAGGGTTCCCTTGGAGCTGTCGAATACGGTGTTGATTCAATCTTTAAGGGTTCCGATAAAGGAACTCTACCGAATAGAGCATTTGTGGCCATACGGCCACCCGGGCATCATTCTCACGTTGCCACGCCCTCAGGCTTCTGTCTACTAAACAATTCTCATATTGCAGTGGAATATGCTGCAGCGACATATGGTGTCACACATGCGGCCATCCTGGACTTTGATCTACATCATGGAGATGGAACTCAGGACATCTGCTGGAAGCGCGCTGGATTTAAACCCGATGATATTTTTGATGATACTACCGAATACAACGAGTTTGGCAAAAAGTTTGCGGAATATCCCAAGGTTGGTTATTTCTCTGTGCATGATATCAATTCCTTCCCCACGGAACTAGGGTATGCCACGAAGGAAAACATTAAAGACGCCTCAACGTGTATTATGGATTCACATGATGTTAACATATGGAATGTGCACTTGATGCCCTACGAAAATGAAGAGGAGTTTAACAAGCTGTACCAAACCAAATATCGTACCTTGTTTGCAAAGGCGGACgagtttttgaaaaatGCAAGGCGCAGCATGGCGAAGAAAGGTGGTAGATTCAAGGGTCTGATCGTTATAAGCGCTGGTTTCGATGCTTCGGAATACGAGCAGTCCTCTATGCAGCGACATGGGGTTAATGTTCCGACCTCGTTCTTCGCTACGTTCACGAAAGATGTACTGAAGCTTGCCCAAATGCACACCGCGGGGAAGGTTCTATCATTACTGGAGGGAGGCTATTCTGACGGAGCAATTTCTTCAGGTGTTTTCGCTCATCTGATCGGTTTACAAAACCAACAGTGGATTAACGAGTGGGGTTCAGAACAGGTAATCAAGGAAATCACTAGAGGATGCAAAGCAAACTGGAAGCCTTACAAAACCAAACGCTCCCGCGATGTCATACGTACCTGGGCGGAGGAAGTCATTAAATTAGGTAGAAGTCTAATTTCCGATTTCGATGAGGACTTCTTCAACGAAGACCCTACAGAGACCAAGACCCGCGTAACTAGGTCTAACAAACAGCCAGAACTGGTTGCCACAATCGATCAGAAAACCCCACTTTCAAGGTCGCAAACTCCAACTCCCACAGGAAAATCTACCTCCAATTCAGCATCTGGGTCCGATGCTATACCGTTCATTGACCAGAATTTCTCAGGTCCTGAAAATGATGACGATGAGGATTACGTTTACGATGAGGAACTGAATAAGACCTTCAACCGCACCGTAGAGGACATTACAATTGATGACATATCACGTCATTTAGAAACATTAGAAATTGCCCATCCGCAAGGACAGCCCCATGAAACCATTAACCATCATGAAGATAAAATCCACGAGTCTAAGCTGAACCCTGCTACACAAGGTGGATACCGTGTACCTTCCACTCGTACCACGCGCCATTTACGTAACTCTAGGAACTCAAGAGTACTGAGTATTGATGACAGCGATGTATCTATGATATCACGTGTTTCGCCAGAGAAGCAAAGGTCTTCTAGAAGTGAAAGAAACAAATGGTGA